In Canis lupus dingo isolate Sandy chromosome 1, ASM325472v2, whole genome shotgun sequence, a single genomic region encodes these proteins:
- the NECTIN2 gene encoding nectin-2 isoform X1: MARAAALPPSRSSPPLPLLPPLLLLLLLLRETGAQDVQVRVPSEVRGYLGGTVQLPCHLLPTGPEVRVSQVTWLHVDATGASRSVAAFHPSYGPSFRSPQPGKERLSFVTAGQSTGTRQGTEMELRDATLALQGLTVEDEGNYTCEFATFPSGTSRGVTWLRAIAQPQNHAETQEVTLSLDPVPVARCVSEGGRPPARISWFSPLDGEAKESQISGPVPGTVTVTSRFTLVPLSRVDGVKVTCKVEHESFEEPILLPVTLSVRYPPEVSISGYDDNWYLGRSEATLSCDVRSKPEPTGYDWSTTAGVFPASAVAQGPQLIIHSVDRLVNTTFICTVTNAVGTGRAEQVVLVRETPNTAGAGATGGIIGGIIAAIIATAVVATGILICRQQRKEQRLQGAEEEDDLEGPPSYKPPAPKAKLEEPEMPSQLFTLGPSEHSPLKTPYFDAGIPCAEQDMPRYHELPTLEERSGPLLLGATGLGPPMLVSPGPPAMEGVSLDLEDEEEEEDYIDKISPIYDALSYSSPSDSYQSKGFVMSRAMYV; the protein is encoded by the exons ATGGCCCGGGCCGCAGCCCTCCCGCCGTCGAGATCGTCGCCGCCGCTGCCGCTCttgccgccgctgctgctgctgctgctgctgctccgggAAACCG gaGCCCAGGATGTGCAAGTTCGAGTCCCATCCGAGGTGCGGGGCTACCTGGGGGGCACCGTGCAGTTGCCGTGCCACCTGCTGCCTACAGGACCTGAAGTCCGAGTCTCACAGGTGACGTGGCTGCACGTGGATGCAACTGGAGCCAGCAGGAGTGTGGCCGCCTTCCACCCTTCGTATGGTCCCAGCTTCCGCAGCCCACAGCCTGGCAAAGAACGGCTGTCCTTTGTCACTGCTGGGCAGAGCACCGGGACCAGGCAGGGCACAGAGATGGAGCTGCGAGATGCCACCCTGGCCCTCCAGGGACTGACAGTGGAGGATGAGGGCAACTATACCTGCGAGTTTGCCACCTTCCCCAGTGGCACCAGTCGGGGGGTGACCTGGCTCAGAGCCATAg CACAGCCCCAGAATCACGCCGAAACACAGGAGGTCACGCTCAGCCTGGACCCTGTGCCCGTGGCTCGCTGCGTCTCCGAGGGGGGCCGCCCTCCCGCCCGAATCTCCTGGTTCTCGCCCCTGGACGGGGAGGCCAAAGAGAGCCAGATATCAGGGCCTGTGCCTGGCACAGTCACTGTCACCAGCCGATTCACCTTGGTGCCCTTGAGCCGAGTAGATGGGGTCAAGGTCACCTGCAAAGTGGAGCACGAGAGCTTTGAGGAGCCCATCCTACTGCCTGTTACCCTCTCCGTGCGCT ACCCTCCTGAGGTCTCCATCTCTGGCTATGATGACAACTGGTACCTTGGCCGCAGTGAGGCCACACTGAGCTGCGATGTCCGCAGCAAACCAGAGCCCACAGGCTATGACTGGAGCAC GACAGCAGGCGTCTTCCCAGCTTCAGCAGTCGCCCAGGGCCCCCAGCTGATCATCCACTCTGTGGACAGACTGGTCAACACCACGTTCATCTGCACGGTCACCAACGCTGTGGGCACGGGGCGTGCTGAGCAGGTGGTCCTCGTTCGAG AGACCCCCAAcacagcaggagcaggagccacGGGTGGCATCATTGGAGGCATCATCGCTGCCATCATTGCTACCGCTGTGGTCGCCACAGGGATCCTCATCTGTCGGCAGCAGCGGAAAGAGCAGAGGCTtcagggggcagaggaggaggatga TCTGGAGGGGCCTCCCTCATACAAGCCACCAGCCCCCAAGGCGAAGCTGGAGGAGCCAGAGATG CCCTCTCAGCTCTTCACTCTTGGGCCCTCAGAGCACAGCCCACTCAAGACCCCCTACTTTGATGCTGGCATCCCGTGTGCTGAGCAG GATATGCCTCGATATCATGAGTTGCCCACCCTGGAAGAGCGGTCAGGGCCTCTGCTCCTGGGGGCCACAGGCCTTGGGCCCCCCATGCTGGTGTCTCCGGGGCCACCTGCTATGGAAGGGGTTTCCCTAGACttggaagatgaggaggaggaggaagactaTATAGATAAGATCAGCCCCATCTATGATGCCCTGTCCTACTCCAGCCCCTCTGATTCCTACCAGAGCAAAGGCTTTGTCATGTCCCGAGCCATGTATGTGTGA
- the NECTIN2 gene encoding nectin-2 isoform X2: MFTGPCSPPLRCQLRPSQGAQDVQVRVPSEVRGYLGGTVQLPCHLLPTGPEVRVSQVTWLHVDATGASRSVAAFHPSYGPSFRSPQPGKERLSFVTAGQSTGTRQGTEMELRDATLALQGLTVEDEGNYTCEFATFPSGTSRGVTWLRAIAQPQNHAETQEVTLSLDPVPVARCVSEGGRPPARISWFSPLDGEAKESQISGPVPGTVTVTSRFTLVPLSRVDGVKVTCKVEHESFEEPILLPVTLSVRYPPEVSISGYDDNWYLGRSEATLSCDVRSKPEPTGYDWSTTAGVFPASAVAQGPQLIIHSVDRLVNTTFICTVTNAVGTGRAEQVVLVRETPNTAGAGATGGIIGGIIAAIIATAVVATGILICRQQRKEQRLQGAEEEDDLEGPPSYKPPAPKAKLEEPEMPSQLFTLGPSEHSPLKTPYFDAGIPCAEQDMPRYHELPTLEERSGPLLLGATGLGPPMLVSPGPPAMEGVSLDLEDEEEEEDYIDKISPIYDALSYSSPSDSYQSKGFVMSRAMYV; the protein is encoded by the exons ATGTTCACAGGGCCATGCTCTCCCCCACTGCGATGCCAGCTACGTCCCAGCCAAG gaGCCCAGGATGTGCAAGTTCGAGTCCCATCCGAGGTGCGGGGCTACCTGGGGGGCACCGTGCAGTTGCCGTGCCACCTGCTGCCTACAGGACCTGAAGTCCGAGTCTCACAGGTGACGTGGCTGCACGTGGATGCAACTGGAGCCAGCAGGAGTGTGGCCGCCTTCCACCCTTCGTATGGTCCCAGCTTCCGCAGCCCACAGCCTGGCAAAGAACGGCTGTCCTTTGTCACTGCTGGGCAGAGCACCGGGACCAGGCAGGGCACAGAGATGGAGCTGCGAGATGCCACCCTGGCCCTCCAGGGACTGACAGTGGAGGATGAGGGCAACTATACCTGCGAGTTTGCCACCTTCCCCAGTGGCACCAGTCGGGGGGTGACCTGGCTCAGAGCCATAg CACAGCCCCAGAATCACGCCGAAACACAGGAGGTCACGCTCAGCCTGGACCCTGTGCCCGTGGCTCGCTGCGTCTCCGAGGGGGGCCGCCCTCCCGCCCGAATCTCCTGGTTCTCGCCCCTGGACGGGGAGGCCAAAGAGAGCCAGATATCAGGGCCTGTGCCTGGCACAGTCACTGTCACCAGCCGATTCACCTTGGTGCCCTTGAGCCGAGTAGATGGGGTCAAGGTCACCTGCAAAGTGGAGCACGAGAGCTTTGAGGAGCCCATCCTACTGCCTGTTACCCTCTCCGTGCGCT ACCCTCCTGAGGTCTCCATCTCTGGCTATGATGACAACTGGTACCTTGGCCGCAGTGAGGCCACACTGAGCTGCGATGTCCGCAGCAAACCAGAGCCCACAGGCTATGACTGGAGCAC GACAGCAGGCGTCTTCCCAGCTTCAGCAGTCGCCCAGGGCCCCCAGCTGATCATCCACTCTGTGGACAGACTGGTCAACACCACGTTCATCTGCACGGTCACCAACGCTGTGGGCACGGGGCGTGCTGAGCAGGTGGTCCTCGTTCGAG AGACCCCCAAcacagcaggagcaggagccacGGGTGGCATCATTGGAGGCATCATCGCTGCCATCATTGCTACCGCTGTGGTCGCCACAGGGATCCTCATCTGTCGGCAGCAGCGGAAAGAGCAGAGGCTtcagggggcagaggaggaggatga TCTGGAGGGGCCTCCCTCATACAAGCCACCAGCCCCCAAGGCGAAGCTGGAGGAGCCAGAGATG CCCTCTCAGCTCTTCACTCTTGGGCCCTCAGAGCACAGCCCACTCAAGACCCCCTACTTTGATGCTGGCATCCCGTGTGCTGAGCAG GATATGCCTCGATATCATGAGTTGCCCACCCTGGAAGAGCGGTCAGGGCCTCTGCTCCTGGGGGCCACAGGCCTTGGGCCCCCCATGCTGGTGTCTCCGGGGCCACCTGCTATGGAAGGGGTTTCCCTAGACttggaagatgaggaggaggaggaagactaTATAGATAAGATCAGCCCCATCTATGATGCCCTGTCCTACTCCAGCCCCTCTGATTCCTACCAGAGCAAAGGCTTTGTCATGTCCCGAGCCATGTATGTGTGA
- the NECTIN2 gene encoding nectin-2 isoform X3 encodes MARAAALPPSRSSPPLPLLPPLLLLLLLLRETGAQDVQVRVPSEVRGYLGGTVQLPCHLLPTGPEVRVSQVTWLHVDATGASRSVAAFHPSYGPSFRSPQPGKERLSFVTAGQSTGTRQGTEMELRDATLALQGLTVEDEGNYTCEFATFPSGTSRGVTWLRAIAQPQNHAETQEVTLSLDPVPVARCVSEGGRPPARISWFSPLDGEAKESQISGPVPGTVTVTSRFTLVPLSRVDGVKVTCKVEHESFEEPILLPVTLSVRYPPEVSISGYDDNWYLGRSEATLSCDVRSKPEPTGYDWSTTAGVFPASAVAQGPQLIIHSVDRLVNTTFICTVTNAVGTGRAEQVVLVRDTPRASPRDVGPVVWGAVGGTLLVLLLLAGGSLAFILLRVRRKRKSPGGGGGGGGGGGGGGDNSGGGSYDPKTQVFGNGGPVFWTPTAPGPLKPDGKDEEDEEEEEEKAEEGLMLPPPKALEDDMESQLDGSLISRRAIYV; translated from the exons ATGGCCCGGGCCGCAGCCCTCCCGCCGTCGAGATCGTCGCCGCCGCTGCCGCTCttgccgccgctgctgctgctgctgctgctgctccgggAAACCG gaGCCCAGGATGTGCAAGTTCGAGTCCCATCCGAGGTGCGGGGCTACCTGGGGGGCACCGTGCAGTTGCCGTGCCACCTGCTGCCTACAGGACCTGAAGTCCGAGTCTCACAGGTGACGTGGCTGCACGTGGATGCAACTGGAGCCAGCAGGAGTGTGGCCGCCTTCCACCCTTCGTATGGTCCCAGCTTCCGCAGCCCACAGCCTGGCAAAGAACGGCTGTCCTTTGTCACTGCTGGGCAGAGCACCGGGACCAGGCAGGGCACAGAGATGGAGCTGCGAGATGCCACCCTGGCCCTCCAGGGACTGACAGTGGAGGATGAGGGCAACTATACCTGCGAGTTTGCCACCTTCCCCAGTGGCACCAGTCGGGGGGTGACCTGGCTCAGAGCCATAg CACAGCCCCAGAATCACGCCGAAACACAGGAGGTCACGCTCAGCCTGGACCCTGTGCCCGTGGCTCGCTGCGTCTCCGAGGGGGGCCGCCCTCCCGCCCGAATCTCCTGGTTCTCGCCCCTGGACGGGGAGGCCAAAGAGAGCCAGATATCAGGGCCTGTGCCTGGCACAGTCACTGTCACCAGCCGATTCACCTTGGTGCCCTTGAGCCGAGTAGATGGGGTCAAGGTCACCTGCAAAGTGGAGCACGAGAGCTTTGAGGAGCCCATCCTACTGCCTGTTACCCTCTCCGTGCGCT ACCCTCCTGAGGTCTCCATCTCTGGCTATGATGACAACTGGTACCTTGGCCGCAGTGAGGCCACACTGAGCTGCGATGTCCGCAGCAAACCAGAGCCCACAGGCTATGACTGGAGCAC GACAGCAGGCGTCTTCCCAGCTTCAGCAGTCGCCCAGGGCCCCCAGCTGATCATCCACTCTGTGGACAGACTGGTCAACACCACGTTCATCTGCACGGTCACCAACGCTGTGGGCACGGGGCGTGCTGAGCAGGTGGTCCTCGTTCGAG aCACACCCCGGGCCTCGCCCCGAGACGTGGGTCCAGTGGTATGGGGGGCCGTGGGGGGGAcactgctggtgctgctgcttctTGCTGGGGGGTCCTTGGCCTTCATCTTGCTGAGggtgaggaggaaaaggaagagccctggaggaggaggaggaggaggaggaggaggaggaggaggaggagacaacaGTGGAGGAGGATCCTACGATCCAAAAACTCAGGTGTTTGGGAATGGGGGCCCAGTCTTCTGGACACCAACCGCCCCTGGTCCCCTGAAGCCAGACGGCAAGGatgaggaagatgaagaggaagaggaggagaaggcagaggaaggtcTCATGTTGCCTCCACCCAAGGCTCTCGAGGACGACATGGAGTCCCAGCTGGATGGCTCCCTCATTTCACGGCGGGCGATTTATGTGTGA
- the BCAM gene encoding basal cell adhesion molecule has product MEPRDGRARARRAPRLLVLALLLGAHPGAQAEVRLSVPSLVEVMKGEPVALNCTPLGTHDHFVLEWFLADRSGVRHRLASAELQGSELQGRVLDSRGRSPPYQLDSRGRLVLTEAQVGDEQNYVCVVRAGAAGTAEATTRLQMFAKPEATEVSPNRGILSVVDDSAQEIATCNSRNGNPAPQITWYRNGQPLEVPLEVNTEGYMTIRTVREASGLQSLTSTLYLRLHKADRDASFHCSVRYHLPTGQHGRLDSPAFHLTLHYPTERVQFWVGSPSTTEGWVREGDSVQLFCRGDGSPSPEYTFFRLQDKQEDVLKTNLEGNLTLEGVQRGQSGTYGCRVEDYDAADDAELSKTLELRVAYLDPLELSTGEELSLHLGNSTAVNCSVQGLPTPALRWTKDSVPLGTGPTLSLSSITFDAAGTYICEASMPTVPLLSRTQSFRLLVQGPPQLRAEETQPKTEGSWMEGEEVRLVCSARGYPEPKLSWSQLGGSPAEPALQGQGWVSSSLTLKVTSALSRDGVSCEASNPHGKKQHVFHFGSVTPQTAQAGVAVMAVAVSVGLLLLVVAAFYCMRRKGRPGCCRRGEKGTPPAGEPELSHSGSERPEQTGLLMGGASGGARHGSGGFGDEC; this is encoded by the exons ATGGAGCCCCGGGACGGCCGGGCCCGGGCGCGCAGGGCCCCGCGGCTCCTGGTGCTCGCGCTCCTGCTGGGGGCGCACCCAG GTGCCCAAGCTGAGGTGCGCTTGTCTGTGCCCTCCCTGGTGGAGGTGATGAAGGGGGAGCCCGTCGCCCTGAACTGCACCCCCTTGGGGACCCACGACCATTTTGTGCTGGAATGGTTCCTG GCAGACCGCTCTGGGGTCCGCCACCGCCTGGCCTCGGCCGAGCTGCAGGGCTCCGAGCTGCAGGGTCGGGTGCTCGACTCCCGGGGCCGCAGCCCCCCGTACCAGCTGGACTCGCGCGGCCGCCTGGTGCTGACGGAGGCGCAGGTGGGTGATGAGCAGAACTACGTGTGCGTGGTgagggcgggcgcggcgggcaccGCCGAGGCCACCACGCGGCTCCAAATGTTCG CAAAACCAGAGGCCACGGAGGTCTCCCCCAACAGAGGGATCCTGTCTGTGGTGGATGACTCTGCCCAGGAG ATCGCCACCTGCAACAGCCGCAATGGGAACCCGGCCCCCCAGATCACGTGGTATCGGAACGGGCAGCCGCTAGAGGTGCCCTTGGAGGTGAACACAG AGGGCTACATGACCATCCGCACCGTCCGGGAGGCCTCGGGCCTGCAGTCTCTCACCAGCACCCTCTACCTGCGGCTCCACAAGGCCGACCGGGATGCCAGCTTCCACTGCTCGGTCCGTTACCACCTGCCCACGGGCCAGCACGGCCGCCTGGACAGCCCGGCCTTCCACCTCACCCTGCACT ATCCCACGGAGCGTGTGCAGTTCTGGGTGGGCAGCCCGTCTACCACCGAGGGCTGGGTGCGCGAGGGTGACTCTGTCCAGCTGTTTTGCCGGGGGGACGGCAGCCCCAGtccagaatacacatttttccgcCTTCAG GACAAGCAGGAGGACGTGCTGAAAACAAATCTTGAGGGGAACTTGACCCTGGAGGGGGTTCAGCGGGGCCAGAGCGGGACCTACGGCTGCAGGGTGGAGGACTACGATGCTGCTGATGATGCGGAGCTCTCCAAAACCCTGGAGCTGCGCGTGGCCT ACCTGGACCCCCTTGAGCTCAGCACCGGGGAGGAGCTTTCCTTACACCTGGGCAACAGCACAGCTGTGAACTGCTCCGTGCAAGgtctgcccacccctgccctgcgcTGGACCAAG gACTCCGTCCCGCTGGGGACCGGCCCCACACTCTCGCTGAGCTCCATCACCTTCGACGCCGCGGGCACCTACATCTGTGAGGCCTCCATGCCCACCGTCCCCCTCCTCAGCCGCACCCAGAGCTTCAGGCTGCTGGTCCAAG GGCCACCTCAATTGAGGGCAGAAGAGACTCAGCCCAAGACAGAGGGCAGCTGGATGGAAGGAGAAGAAGTCAGGCTGGTCTGCTCTGCCCGCGGTTACCCGGAGCCCAAACTCAGTTGGAGCCAATTGGGCGGCAGT CCAGCAGAGCCGGCCCTCCAAGGACAGGGCTGGGTGAGCAGCTCCCTGACCCTGAAAGTGACCAGTGCCCTGAGCCGAGACGGTGTTTCCTGCGAGGCCTCCAACCCCCACGGGAAGAAGCAGCACGTCTTCCACTTCGGCTCTG TGACCCCCCAGACCGCCCAGGCCGGAGTGGCTGTCATGGCCGTGGCCGTCAGCGTGGGCCTCCTGCTCCTCGTGGTTGCTGCCTTCTATTGCATGAGACGCAAGGGTCGCCCTGGCTGCTGCCGGCGGGGGGAGAAGGGGACTCC GCCAGCTGGGGAGCCagagctgagccactcagggtcaGAGCGGCCTGAGCAGACGGGCCTTCTTATGGGAGGTGCCTCTGGAGGAGCCAGGCATGGCAGCGGGGGCTTTGGAGATGAG TGCTGA